A single window of Fervidicoccus fontis Kam940 DNA harbors:
- a CDS encoding ORC1-type DNA replication protein, with translation MPSVEKIIEDEISSPSVFKEKHKLYPEYTPSSLPHREKQLKQLAQLFKSFFSSPGEEMQRVMLVGSFGTGKTVTSKLFGASASSLASRNGIRLKYVHVNCYKSRTLPQIIYNISLDLGITLPQRGLSAQELMRGLIEELERRNTYAIVALDEFDYFALMSSGLNSIYVLVRAYDEYVNKKKRLHFIFISRSISTLENIDPSSSTYFLKNIVEFSPYTYSELYDILKERADEALYPGVISDDELKYISMIEGYDKGGSGSARTALEILVRAGESADSEKRSSITLDDIRKAHVIVKPELAMLQDQVSALDRHELVLYLSVIKALKGSGSGFVRIGDVEKIYRVLCEAYNLQPRRHTQVYTHILELRSMGFIQTKSSGKGFRGKSTLIGISAAPLYVLESKVEELLKRE, from the coding sequence TTGCCCTCGGTAGAGAAAATTATAGAAGATGAGATATCCTCTCCCTCGGTCTTCAAAGAGAAGCACAAGCTATATCCGGAGTACACTCCATCAAGCCTCCCCCACAGAGAAAAGCAACTTAAGCAGCTGGCGCAGCTCTTTAAGAGCTTCTTCTCATCCCCGGGCGAAGAAATGCAGAGAGTTATGCTCGTCGGAAGCTTTGGGACGGGCAAAACCGTTACTTCTAAGCTTTTTGGAGCTTCCGCCTCCTCTCTTGCGAGCAGGAACGGAATAAGGCTCAAATACGTCCACGTGAATTGCTATAAATCCAGGACGCTCCCTCAGATCATCTATAACATTTCCCTGGATTTGGGAATAACTTTGCCGCAAAGGGGGCTGAGCGCACAGGAGCTTATGAGGGGACTTATAGAAGAGCTCGAAAGGAGAAATACATATGCGATAGTTGCCCTGGACGAGTTTGACTACTTCGCGCTCATGAGCTCAGGTCTGAACTCGATCTACGTATTGGTCAGGGCATATGATGAGTACGTAAACAAAAAGAAGAGGCTGCACTTCATATTCATTTCGAGGAGCATAAGCACACTCGAGAATATCGACCCATCGTCTTCTACGTACTTTCTCAAGAACATAGTTGAGTTCTCTCCATACACTTATTCTGAGCTTTACGACATTTTGAAGGAAAGAGCTGATGAGGCGCTATACCCAGGGGTTATAAGCGATGATGAGCTTAAGTACATATCGATGATTGAAGGCTACGACAAGGGAGGGAGCGGAAGCGCCAGAACGGCGCTGGAAATACTGGTAAGAGCGGGAGAAAGCGCAGACAGCGAAAAGAGGAGCTCAATAACTCTAGATGACATAAGAAAAGCACATGTAATTGTTAAGCCTGAGCTAGCTATGCTTCAGGACCAGGTGAGCGCTCTAGACAGGCATGAGCTCGTGCTCTATCTTTCAGTCATAAAGGCGTTGAAGGGATCGGGCTCAGGCTTTGTGAGGATCGGGGATGTCGAAAAAATCTATAGGGTCCTCTGCGAGGCCTACAATCTACAGCCGAGAAGGCACACTCAGGTTTATACGCACATACTCGAGCTTAGAAGCATGGGGTTCATTCAAACGAAGAGCAGCGGGAAGGGATTCAGAGGAAAGAGCACTCTCATCGGAATAAGCGCTGCCCCGCTGTACGTTCTTGAATCTAAGGTCGAAGAGCTTCTCAAGAGGGAGTAA
- a CDS encoding TIGR04190 family B12-binding domain/radical SAM domain protein yields MKTLDLLLIHPPSYQYFREEKRAFGPVSDVVPSSPVFDMYPYGFLSIATYLIKRGYSVGIHNAAALMILNESYSFSDYIKSSDSLLYGIDLHWLVHAHGAIESARIIKELNPNAKIVLGGFSATIFHREIMEKYPWIDYVILGDTSEPIFEKLIRHISGRGEKIEDIPNLAYRHNGTVKVNALNHAYSNLDEFGVDYDALLNHVISSSDPVGFIPFANFITDPIGAVISFKGCRYSCVTCGGSNYTFKKYLGRGELGKKSLKTVMNEVATMQEYMKIPVFFIGDMSFMGMNFTENLVRELNDSKIDSGVFFEFFRPPSIELLKILDNLKTDVYLQISPETHNEHVRARFGRPYSNKQLEDFIRSTVSMHFSRLDLYFMIGLPEQTFEDSTMLPQYIRHILSDVVGKKNARKIDYFVAPLAPFVDPGSLVFNYPERFGYNLETRSFDGHYSLIKNNRDWRYMLNYSTRYMSKDDIAKSTYQNAKEMIRLKASFGLIGEEASRKIIERIDSAYSDKSIELDNKETVDINDLYPHTNLIEAVMARKKGSEILMSIINSIFSA; encoded by the coding sequence TTGAAGACGCTCGATCTTCTGCTCATTCACCCTCCAAGCTATCAATACTTCAGAGAAGAGAAAAGGGCATTCGGTCCTGTTAGCGATGTAGTCCCCTCCTCTCCGGTCTTCGACATGTATCCATATGGATTCCTCTCTATTGCGACTTACCTCATAAAAAGAGGTTACAGCGTAGGGATACACAACGCCGCTGCGCTAATGATTCTTAACGAGTCATACAGCTTTTCCGACTACATAAAGAGTTCAGACAGCCTCCTATACGGAATAGACCTGCACTGGCTAGTCCACGCCCATGGAGCAATTGAGTCGGCGAGGATTATAAAGGAGCTGAATCCCAACGCGAAAATTGTGCTCGGGGGGTTTTCCGCCACTATCTTCCACAGAGAAATAATGGAGAAATACCCATGGATCGATTACGTAATTTTAGGGGATACTTCTGAGCCGATTTTCGAGAAGCTGATACGTCATATTTCTGGAAGAGGAGAAAAGATTGAAGATATACCCAATTTAGCCTACAGGCATAACGGAACCGTGAAGGTCAATGCATTGAACCACGCATACAGCAACCTCGATGAGTTCGGAGTCGATTATGATGCTCTCTTAAATCACGTGATCTCCTCCTCAGATCCAGTCGGCTTCATCCCTTTTGCCAACTTCATTACGGATCCGATCGGGGCGGTCATATCATTTAAAGGTTGCAGGTATAGCTGTGTAACGTGCGGAGGATCTAACTACACATTTAAGAAGTACCTCGGCAGGGGCGAGCTTGGAAAAAAGAGCCTTAAGACTGTTATGAACGAAGTAGCCACGATGCAGGAATACATGAAGATACCGGTTTTCTTCATTGGCGATATGAGCTTTATGGGAATGAATTTCACTGAAAATCTCGTTAGGGAGCTCAATGATTCAAAAATCGATTCGGGGGTATTCTTCGAGTTCTTCAGGCCTCCATCTATAGAGCTCTTGAAGATTCTCGATAACTTAAAAACGGATGTCTACCTCCAAATAAGTCCTGAGACTCACAATGAGCATGTAAGAGCGAGGTTCGGAAGGCCGTACTCAAACAAGCAACTGGAAGACTTCATAAGAAGCACCGTCTCCATGCATTTTTCCAGGCTCGATCTCTACTTTATGATAGGGCTGCCAGAGCAGACATTTGAGGATTCAACAATGCTTCCTCAATACATCAGACACATCTTAAGCGATGTAGTCGGTAAGAAAAATGCTAGAAAGATAGATTACTTCGTAGCTCCTCTTGCACCATTCGTCGATCCAGGGTCGCTGGTGTTCAACTACCCTGAAAGGTTCGGATATAATCTGGAAACCAGGAGCTTTGATGGGCACTACAGCCTCATTAAGAACAATAGAGACTGGAGGTATATGCTGAATTACAGCACTAGATACATGAGCAAAGACGATATCGCTAAGTCTACTTACCAGAATGCGAAAGAAATGATAAGGCTTAAGGCGAGCTTTGGGCTTATAGGCGAAGAAGCTTCAAGGAAAATAATAGAAAGGATCGATAGCGCATACAGCGATAAATCAATTGAGCTCGACAACAAGGAGACTGTAGATATCAACGACCTCTACCCGCACACCAACCTAATAGAAGCGGTAATGGCAAGGAAAAAGGGATCGGAAATTTTGATGTCCATAATAAACAGCATTTTCAGCGCTTAA
- a CDS encoding replication factor C small subunit, translated as MSDENSENYLLWAEKYRPRSLDEIVDQEETIIRLKKFVKEKNAPHMLFAGPPGTGKTTAALAFAHDLYGKNYQQFVLELNASDERGIDVIRGKIKEFARTSVVGGVPFKLIILDESDNLTSDAQQALRRMMENFTLTSRFILIANYPSKIIEPIQSRTALFRFSPLKKEDVIKRLKWILENESVSYEESALEAVFEISEGDMRKAINVLQSASAIGKVTVDTVYKVVGLAHPKEIREMLNLALSGDFNGARERLRKLMMDYGLSGVDVIKQIHKEIFSNEIDLSEEMKLMIADYTGEILFRITEGSDDEIQLNSFLAWLVLLRKRI; from the coding sequence ATGTCGGATGAAAATTCGGAAAATTACTTGTTATGGGCTGAAAAGTATAGGCCGAGATCTCTAGATGAGATCGTGGATCAGGAGGAGACGATAATAAGGCTTAAGAAGTTTGTAAAGGAGAAGAACGCTCCTCATATGCTGTTCGCCGGTCCTCCTGGGACAGGGAAGACCACTGCAGCTCTCGCATTTGCACACGACCTATACGGTAAGAACTACCAGCAGTTCGTTCTTGAGCTCAATGCCTCAGATGAGAGGGGGATCGACGTCATAAGGGGGAAGATAAAGGAGTTTGCAAGGACGAGCGTTGTTGGAGGGGTGCCCTTCAAGCTCATAATACTTGACGAATCTGACAACCTCACCTCTGATGCTCAGCAGGCTTTAAGGAGGATGATGGAGAACTTCACTCTCACCAGCAGATTCATATTAATTGCAAATTATCCAAGCAAAATAATCGAGCCAATTCAGTCAAGGACCGCCCTCTTCAGGTTCTCTCCGCTCAAGAAGGAGGATGTGATAAAGAGGCTGAAGTGGATACTGGAAAATGAATCTGTAAGCTACGAAGAAAGCGCGCTGGAAGCGGTGTTTGAGATCAGCGAGGGAGATATGAGAAAGGCCATCAATGTTCTCCAATCTGCTAGCGCCATAGGTAAGGTGACAGTTGATACGGTATACAAAGTAGTCGGCTTGGCACATCCAAAGGAGATAAGAGAGATGCTGAATTTAGCATTAAGCGGAGACTTCAACGGAGCAAGAGAGAGGCTGAGAAAGCTCATGATGGATTATGGACTAAGTGGAGTCGATGTTATAAAGCAGATCCACAAGGAGATCTTCAGCAATGAAATAGATTTGTCTGAGGAGATGAAGCTCATGATCGCTGATTACACAGGGGAGATACTTTTCAGGATAACTGAAGGGAGCGATGACGAGATACAGCTGAACAGCTTCCTCGCATGGCTTGTCCTGCTCAGAAAGAGGATTTGA
- a CDS encoding adenosine-specific kinase encodes MNEVKIFYVNIPVPEDVNVIIGQSHFIKTVEDLYEVLTTSSTCIKFGIAFNEASGKRLIRYDGNDEELTQMAVDAAKSIGAGHVFVIYIRNGWPINVLNAIKHVQEVLNIYVATSNPVQVIIGETDQGRSVLGVVDGYTPLGVEGEEDKKERIEFLRKIGYKRGSA; translated from the coding sequence GTGAACGAGGTAAAGATATTCTATGTTAACATCCCTGTGCCGGAGGACGTAAACGTCATAATCGGTCAGTCTCACTTCATTAAAACTGTAGAAGATCTTTACGAGGTTCTAACTACTTCGAGTACGTGCATAAAGTTCGGAATAGCATTCAACGAGGCAAGCGGAAAGAGGCTCATAAGATACGATGGAAATGATGAAGAGCTCACTCAGATGGCGGTAGATGCAGCTAAATCCATAGGGGCTGGGCACGTTTTCGTAATATATATAAGAAATGGTTGGCCTATCAACGTTCTAAATGCGATAAAGCACGTCCAGGAGGTATTAAACATATATGTTGCAACGTCCAACCCTGTTCAGGTGATAATAGGAGAGACGGATCAGGGGAGGAGCGTCCTCGGAGTGGTTGATGGATATACCCCACTCGGAGTTGAGGGAGAGGAGGATAAGAAGGAGAGGATAGAGTTCTTAAGGAAGATCGGTTACAAGAGAGGATCCGCTTAA